In Magnolia sinica isolate HGM2019 chromosome 12, MsV1, whole genome shotgun sequence, a single genomic region encodes these proteins:
- the LOC131221323 gene encoding B2 protein-like — protein sequence MDNQQILWKLGDELRGQSKVSEDHKWLMVASRLAEQTRSKGERMNNLDLSRTPVEMKFKEKTSFQEDNKFENLNFSLMNLDSKMPEPGSKNSFRNGVYNTNVLYQKNNNNNIGNLNATVCNKYNGNGNSKDANTHNNNNNNTNNNNNGNADKRFKTLPSSEMLPRNEVLGGYIFVCNNDTMQEDLKRQLFGLPPRYRDSVRAITPGLPLFLYNYTTHQLHGIFEAASFGGSNIDPTAWEDKKCKGESRFPAQVRIRVRKLCQALEEDAFRPVLHHYDGPKFRLELSIPETLALLDLCEQGGGM from the exons ATGGATAACCAACAAATCTTATGGAAGTTGGGGGATGAGCTCCGAGGACAGTCGAAGGTCTCGGAGGATCATAAATGGTTGATGGTCGCGTCAAGGTTGGCTGAGCAAACTAGATCAAAGGGCGAACGGATGAATAACCTTGATCTGTCAAGGACTCCTGTAGAAATGAAGTTCAAAGAGAAAACCAGCTTCCAGGAAGATAACAAATTTGAGAACCTGAATTTCAGCCTTATGAATTTGGATTCCAAAATGCCTGAACCAGGGAGCAAGAATTCCTTCCGGAATGGCGTTTATAACACAAATGTGTTGTATCAGAAGAACAATAACAACAATATTGGCAACTTGAATGCTACAGTTTGCAACAAGTACAATGGCAATGGTAACAGCAAGGATGCCAACACccacaataacaacaacaacaacacgaacaacaacaacaatggtaATGCTGACAAGCGATTCAAGACATTGCCTTCGTCAGAAATGCTTCCACGGAATGAGGTGCTTGGAGGTTACATTTTCGTATGCAACAATGACACAATGCAGGAAGATCTGAAGCGACAGCTATTTG GCTTACCGCCAAGGTACCGAGATTCTGTTCGTGCTATAACGCCAGGGttgcctctctttctctacaatTATACTACTCACCAGCTACATGGGATCTTTGAG GCAGCCAGTTTTGGGGGATCTAACATCGATCCAACTGCCTGGGAAGACAAGAAGTGTAAAGGCGAATCGAGGTTTCCAGCACAG GTAAGGATCCGTGTTAGGAAACTCTGCCAGGCATTGGAAGAAGATGCTTTCAGACCAGTTTTGCATCATTATGATGGTCCCAAGTTTCGTCTTGAACTCTCCATCCCAGAG ACCTTGGCGTTGCTTGATCTATGCGAACAAGGAGGCGGCATGTGA